The genomic DNA taattgttatttttaacattttacacaaatcaagacaatcaataatCATTATTACTTTTAatgcaataagttatacttttactataatgatcttatttatttaacatctaatttcatatatttctctctaccataaataattaaggataatattggtaaaataacatttaatattgtattgaacttgaaaagtgacagttaaataagaacaaaaaatttcttcaaaagatacacttaaaaaggaaaaaaaaagtattatattATAAGATGTATGTAATGATTGATTGTTGAATAAAGCTCAATCTTGCTTTTTGTTGGACAGTAACAGCGCCAATTGAAAGGTTGAATAATTTGTCGGGAAAAGTTGTCGTTATCAGCATGATCAAAATATCTGTCTTCTTTATAAACTAACTAATGGAgtattttaggtttttttttcccttcataaATAACTAAAGTAATAGatcaatactatttttttttcattgataaaTAAAGTAATACTATGTCTATTAACTCTACTACTAatgttaatgttgatattttaaagtgaACACCCTCAGTTTTCTAACTTAGAATCTTACAGTTGCAAGTGAATTTCATGTGaagtttgttattttgtttgcgGATAAAAAAACCTGACTATTACGATACCAATTATTTACGcgccaaaataaaaatgtgaaattaCTAGTTATGTgtatttgttttcataaaaaaaataaaattgttttattcaAGTAAATAAACATGTTCATTCATCATCTAATACGCAtgattttgtaattaaaagGATGTTTGAATGATTTCTTacctttattttttactaatatattttcttttcttttcttttttgacaaaattaatgCATTTTATGTAGTTGTAATTGCTATCATTTTATGTAGTTGTaattgttttgtcaaaaaaacaaatgtagTTGTAATTGCTATcgttttgtttttccaaatgCATGAAAGAAAGTAATCATGATTCATGATGATGACATAAAAGGGAACACATCCAAggagaataaaataaaagccaagCAATGTTTTTGTAAATTTCCTTTCTTACAAAAAATAAGGGACCACAACTAGGGTGAGATGAGAACAAAAGGTTAAAATACGAGTATTTTCCTATAAGTGTGTACCAAGGGCAAGGAACAACTTTGAGTACTCCCAAACaagatccttcaaaaaaaaactttgagtACTCCTTATCTTCCATTAAAGGAAACTTTAGTccttctaatttattttatttttagattcgTACTATACTTGCTTAATGAACACATACACGACACGAGAACATGCATGCTTTTTGCAtatgatataattttaattaaacacTTAATATAAGAAATCTTAGTAAGtagtaaaacaaaaaagtaaatggTAGCAACTTTATCAACTGATGCCTAAATCACAACTTAGCGATAAAATTTGGTAAACATACCATAACATAATACCATAAGTCACTCAGTTTCAGTACCTTAATTAGAGACGTTAACAATAAGATCCAAGCTGATGAATAGAATGGAGGAATTATTTTGTGTAATTTGTGCTATAAAAGAAATATTCAAGCTTAGAACAAAATTTTATGGTACAGTTCTAAGATGTGCAATGTTTTATGTGACTAACAACATTTGTTTAGACAAGAATACACACTTTTAGGACTGAATGATTAAGTATAATCCATCCCTAGGAATCTAGGATTCATATTTTTGCAATGGGCTAGTTTAGACAATTATGGTATCTTGAGTCATGTCTTCATCAGTTAGGAGAACATCATCATTGTACATTTGCTTAACAATGTTGTGTTTCTTATTTGTTCATCTTGTATCATTGATATTTGGTCAAGGTGGTTCCAGTATGGAGTGTTGTCCTGTTTCCTAGTTTTATCATTTTATCTCATGATGCGAATGCATActaatttttccttcaactgttGCAGActtgtattttcttttgtttcatgAGTTCTCAAGTTAAATATGATGTGGCTAACAGGGTTCACTTCTAGGTGTCGAGGTCGATGATTTTGGAAGATCCTATCATACTGAATTGGTCTCTCTAaaggatgaaaaagaaaaacagaaaatgGCCAAAGCTAAAGACGGATACTATTTGAAAAGCCAAATATACATTGTTAAGATTCCACAGGTTATTATCACATACCAGAACACATTAATCTCCCTTCATAATGGATAGTTATTAACATGTACATCATGTATATTTAAAACTTCATTCTGTCTTGCAGTTTAAGGGAGGCTCCATCTTCTCAGTTAAGATCAGATGGTCccagaaaatattatttcacgATGGCGAGTTCTGTCTTAACATCCCTTTCTGCTTTCCTAAATATGTCAACCCTGTTGGAAGATCAATTTCTAAGAAAGAGAagatatttttgaaattgaattctGGAACTGCAAATGAAGTGTTATGCAAAGCAACCAGCCATCCTCTTAAGGTAAAACATATCACATATTGTGCGCCGTTGTTCAATTTGGCTTCCTTTAGACTTACAATAAACATCAGCTTTATTACTTTCCAGGGAGTAATGCACCAAGCTGGAAAATTAAGTTTATCATATGAAGCAGAGGTACCAGCTTGGTCAAGTACAGACTTCAGTTTCTCGTACACGGTATAAGAAgcatagaatttttttaatgtgatCCCCTAAAAAGGAATACTATATCAGGATACTATATCAGCATTAGCTTAATTTGCTGGTGCTTTTACAGGTTTCTTCAAGTGACATATTTGGCGGTGTTCTCTTACAATCCCCTTTCCTGCGTGATTTTGATGAAAGAGAGATATTTTGCTTGTATCTTTACCCTGGAGATTTCCTGGATAGAAAGGTATGTTTCAATATTATACtatgtccattttttttttcttttgaaaaatataatttttttatgattgttaAGACAGAAAAGCTAGGAAAGATAGTGTGTGTGTAACATCAAATGGTTACATTGTAGTTTGCACAGGTCCATGTTTGTTTCAAACTTAAGCAAATTTAATGGAACGTTTATACATTGATAGGTTTTTAAAAAGGATGTGGTGTTCGTAGTAGATATAAGTGCAAGCATGAAGGGAAGTCCTCTTGAAAATGTAAAGAATGCACTCGTAGGATCACTCTCTCAATTAAACCCGCAAGATAGATTTAACATTATAGCTTTCAATGGGGAGGCCTATTTATTCTCGCAATCGATGGAACCAGCTACAGTGGAAGCAATTTTAAAGGCTGCCAAGTGGGTTGACACTACTTTTATAGCAAATGGTGGTACAAACATCATGCTTCCCTTAACTCAGGTAATTCTAATTAATTTACATTTTCCAAATGATGTGCCATCTTTTCTTACTTCATGGCTTGTTAATCAAAACCTCTCTTACTTCTTGATGTCCCTGTATAATCTGCTTATAATGTTAACCATGACTGTGGAAGGTAGATGGATTGCTGGTATGGAGTACTTTCCTTATATTAAGTAGTAAGTACAATGCAGTGTTTATTTGATGTCCTATTTTTGCTGTCTCAGGCAATGACCCTACTACGGAAATCAAGTGATTCAGTCCctcttatttttcttgttaCTGATGGGTCTGTTGAAGATGAAAGAGAGATATGTGAATTTGTGAAAAGCTATGTAACAAGTGGGCATTCAGTTCGGACACCGCGGATATGTACTTTTGGCATAGGCAAGAGTTCTAGCTTCCTCTTCTCTTTGTGATCATTAGAAAATAGATTCTCGAATATCATTAGTTAACAATGTATGTTTGACACTCAACCTCTTCTAACAGAAAATAGATTTTTTGTTGCAGCACTTTTAGTAACTTTTCtgttttgtaatttgaaaatttcagGTTTATATTGTAATCATTACTTCCTGCAAATGCTAGCACAAGTTGGGAGGGGTCGCTATGATGCTGTTTATGATTTAGGTCAGCATCTTTGCTGGTCCAGCTAACCAAACATTCCTGCTTGAAGTTAGTACTGCAGAGTTATGCTTAAACAAGAAAGATTGTAATATGTCATAAAATCGCAATAAGTACTAATCAGTGTGTATgctgaaaaacaacaaaaagctAACAAATTGTGTCCttttaattttgaatacatGAATGAACCCTCAAGTATTCAGGCTTTTCAAAAGATGCCGTGTATTTTGTATTTGCGAGGGACACACAAGTAATTgcaaaatcatatcatatctaCGCATTTCATTAATCCATCTCTCTGTCTCTCTAAATCATGTACAGATTCAATTGACACTCGAATGCAAAGCCTATTTAGTACTGCTTCATCAGTTATAGTTGCTGATATCACCATCAAAAGTTTAGAAGGCCTTGATTCACAGGAGGTACATATCCAGTAACGTACTGTCTTCAATTATAACTGGATACTTGTGTTTTAGTAAGCTAGTTTAATGATCATATCTATGTATTACATGTTACATCTATTTGatgtttaattatattttgattaatgcAGTTTTTCCCAACTCATATTCCTGACCTATCATCTGGAAGTCCATTGATCATATCAGGCCGATACAATGGAACTTTTCCTGAACTAGTTAAGGTTACTGGTACTTTGGCTGATAGGACCAGCTTCGCAGTGGACCTTAAAGTGAAAAGAGAAAAGGATATGAAACTCACTTATGTAATATCTCGAACTCTTAGGCTTCATTATCACTTGTTCCTCATTTTGTTGAGAATCTAAAATTCA from Medicago truncatula cultivar Jemalong A17 chromosome 8, MtrunA17r5.0-ANR, whole genome shotgun sequence includes the following:
- the LOC11418922 gene encoding uncharacterized protein, giving the protein MAGQFSSSVEFGLNLSKRIHHTKLSAPAPLPEMTRSIDEHLPSAPMCYAVIPDPDIVDNPDIRSYQPYVYGRCDPPALIPLQLQGIEMDVDCCLDTAFVTVTGRWRVHCVRGSSLCDCQVAIPIGDQGSLLGVEVDDFGRSYHTELVSLKDEKEKQKMAKAKDGYYLKSQIYIVKIPQFKGGSIFSVKIRWSQKILFHDGEFCLNIPFCFPKYVNPVGRSISKKEKIFLKLNSGTANEVLCKATSHPLKGVMHQAGKLSLSYEAEVPAWSSTDFSFSYTVSSSDIFGGVLLQSPFLRDFDEREIFCLYLYPGDFLDRKVFKKDVVFVVDISASMKGSPLENVKNALVGSLSQLNPQDRFNIIAFNGEAYLFSQSMEPATVEAILKAAKWVDTTFIANGGTNIMLPLTQAMTLLRKSSDSVPLIFLVTDGSVEDEREICEFVKSYVTSGHSVRTPRICTFGIGLYCNHYFLQMLAQVGRGRYDAVYDLDSIDTRMQSLFSTASSVIVADITIKSLEGLDSQEFFPTHIPDLSSGSPLIISGRYNGTFPELVKVTGTLADRTSFAVDLKVKREKDMKLTYVFSKRHIDLVTARAWLLESQELEEKVSKMSIQNNVPSEYTFMEMILVNKNDVKKEPEPFLLQKAYGTLSFKGLEVEIPKLFLGGLSHGFGDLKATAENTPPATKEAKPSEGLLGKAASTCCGRVADTCCGMCLLKTCSFVNDQCTIVCTQLCAALACFELIKCCIEICDCECDCL